From Bradyrhizobium erythrophlei:
ATTGCAGCGTGACGCCCCGGGCAAGGTGCATCATTTCCACACTCACCCCGTGGACGAGATCCTGGTGATCATCAAGGGCGCGCTGAAGTTCTGGTGCGAGGATGGAATGCGGATCGTCGGTCCGGGCGACATCATCAAGCTGCCGGCCGGCACGCTTCACCAATCCGAGGCGCTGGAGGGCGGCGCCATCTACGCGATTGCGATGCGCCCGCCTGCCGCCGGTTCGACCAGCAATTGAAACAGGGAGTGCGTGGCGCCGCTGGAACGAAATTGTCAGGACAATGGGTGGTCAAGACAAGAATGGTCAGGACAGGGATGGTCAGGACAGAGGGCGGTCGGGGGAGGCTTGCGCGTCGATCGCGAGACGTTCGACCGTTTCGATGACTTCGGACCGCTGCGCCGGTGCAAGCTTGAGGAAAGCTTTCAACAGCCGCAGGCTTTCAACAGTTTCGCTCGATGGAGCTCCGAGCCTCTTGTGCAGCTCTGCAACAAATGTGGGATTCTTCATCTCGCACCTTCGATAGGGAACGGTAATGGCATTTCTAGGCAGACGTGAGGGCTTGGCCCAAAAGGTCGATACGGCAGCGATAGAGGCTGAGCGTCTCGGCCTGACGACGGCTACTTTGATACTTCGAATGGCACGCCTGGAAATTGACCGGGCCGAACCCGACGAGGTTGAAAGTATGCCAAGGAACAACTGCGTCGGCAAGCCTAACTGACAGGCTGAAATGCGCCTCGACTGGTCAAATGGCGCCAAAGCGCCCTGATGTGACAGGTTTTCACCGCGCCCGGTCCCCAAAATGGGCACCACGACTGGCTCGTGCGGGGGGCGGTTTGCTTCCGGCGCAACCACGCCGGCTCCCGCCGCGGGCACTGGCAGCGCCGATCGTCGACGTGTCGCAGATCAATGCCTCCAACTGATAAGCCAGGGCAAATTCGGCAACGCAAGACCGAGAATTTCAACCGGGTAGACTAAGCCCCACGTCCCGAACCGCGGCATGTTGCGAGGCTTTCGCAGCGTTTCACCGCTTCACGTTATTGGTGCGGTGAACTTGCAGGGCGCGCGCCTTGTCTCGCGGCTGCTCCTGTCCCTTCTCGTCGTCGCGCACGATTCCCTGATCGGGACCGTGCGGCCGCTTGGGCTCCGGCTTCGGCATGCCCTTCTGGCCGCCGTGTTTGCCACCTTGATCCTGCACACCTTCCAGATCGTTCTCCCGTGGCATCGTGGTCAGATCCTGTTCTGAGCGGCTCGAACCTCTCCAGCGGCTTTCCCGGTCGCTAACGCGGTCCGCGGCAGCCGGGTTCCATCGGATCAACCGCGCCAACGCGTTCGCCGGGAACGCTCGAAAGTGAACGCCCGATCTGGAACCGAACCCACCGGCTCCCGGTTTGACTCCCGCATCATTTTTCCAAGCAGGAGATATCCTCATGCGTTCCAAGCTTGCACTATCGGCTCTCGTGATCGCCTCGCTGCTCGGCGCGACAACGGTAGCCTCGGCACAAACCCAACCCGCTCCCGGCGCGTCCGAAGTCGGACCCGGCACCACCGCACCCCACATGAAATCCGGCAAGATGTCGAAGAGCAGCAAGATGAAATCCGGCACCACCACCGGAATGAGTTCCAGCACCCACAAGAGCCACAAGGCTGACCAGAACAAGGCCGACCAGAAATAGCGCACGATGGCATTATAGGGCGGAGGCATCGTAGGGCGGAGGCGTCCTTCAAACAAAAGGACCGCGCAAACAAAAGGACCCCGGTGCGAACCGGGGTCCTTTTGCCATGCCGATCACCGGGCGGCGATCAATGCATGTGGTGGCGATGATGGTGGTGCGGGTGATGCCACTGTGCGTGGCCCATATAGGCGTAGTCGTTGCGCCAGCCCCCGGCGGGGACGCCGGTATAGGGATTGCCGGGCCCCAGATTCTGGCAATTTGCGTTCGGATAGAAATTCTCGCAATAAGCCGGGTTGTCGATCACTGCCTGTGCGTTCACGGGCGTGGCCAGTGCGCTTGCCGCGATGACCGCAGCGCCCAACAACAATACAGATCTCATGTTAGCTCTCCTTGAATTGCACCCTCCGGGAATGTGGTGTCGGGACTTGAGCTTCGCGAATTATGCTTTTGCAATGTTGCGCCGATCGACAGCGGATGCGACGGGACCCCGCGAATCGCAATATCGAAATTGGAATATTTGCTGCGCGCCGGGTCGAGGCCGGCCTCACATTTTAGTGACCTTTTCGACCAAATGATTCTTCTTCAGGCCTGAAATAAACCATCCCCGTCGCTGTTTCTATCATGACGAAGGGCAGGAGAGTTCTCGCGATGTCAGAGGCTGCGATGTCCAAGGCCGCCATGTCCAAGGCTGCCGTGGTCAAGGCTGCCGTGGTCTCCCTGGCGACATCGGTGCCCCCACACGTGTTGTTGCAGAAGGATGTCCTGGCCGCGGCGTGGGACGTCTTCCAAGACCGCTTTCCCGAATTCGAACGCTTCTCCAGCATTTTTTCCAACACCGGCATCATCAAGCGCCACGCCGTAAAGCCGTTCGACTGGTATCTCGAACCGCGCGGCTGGCCGCAACGCACGGCGGCGTTTCTCGAAGGCGCCGAGGCGCTGTTCGTCGAGGTCGCCGAAAAAGCGCTGGCAAGCGCGCACCTCACCGGCCTCGACATCGACACCGCCGTCACCGTCACCTCCACCGGGATCGCCACGCCGAGCCTGGAGGCGCGGGTTGCCCGCCGCATGGGCTTCCGATCCGACATTTCGCGCGTGCCGGTGTTCGGGCTCGGCTGCGCCGGCGGAGCCTCGGGGCTGTCGATCGCTTCGCGCCTCGCCCAGGCGCGGCCGGGCAGCAACGTGCTGCTGGTGACGATCGAGCTCTGCTCGCTGGCGCTTCGCCACGACGAACTCACCAAAGCCAACATTGTCGCCGTCAGCCTGTTCGGCGACGGCGCCGCCGCGGTCGTGCTGCGTGCGGGCGACGGCGGCGCGACGCAGATCGAAAACGCCGGCGAACATCTTTGGCCGGATACGCTCGGTATCATGGGCTGGAGCGTCGATCCGGAGGGCTTCGGCGTGATCTTCCGCCGCACCATTCCCGATTTCGTGCGCGCGCATCTCAATCCCGCGATCGTGCAGATTTTGGCGAACATGCAGCTGACGACGGCTGATATCGGCCGGTTCATCTGCCATCCCGGCGGCGCCAAGGTCGTCAATGCGCTGGAAACCGCGCTCGCGCTCGATCAGGGCACGCTCGACTGCGAACGCCAGGTGATCGCCGACTACGGCAACATGTCGTCGCCAACCATCCTGTTCGTGCTCGAACAAGCCGCCGCAAAGGGGCTGCCGGCGCGCTCGCTGTTGACGGCGCTCGGCCCCGGATTCACCGCGAGCTGCGTCGCGCTGCGGCACGCCGCGTGACCTCTGCCGAATTCATTCTCGCCTTGGTCACGCTGCAGCGCGCCGCCGAACTCGTCGTCTCCAGCCGCAACACCAGCCAACTCAGGGCACGCGGCGCATTCGAGGTGGCGCCGCGGCATTATCCTTTTGTTGTCGCGGTGCATGCGGCCTGGCTGATATCGCTCTGGTTATTCGGACGCGATCAACCGCTAAACGCCGTTGCCTTGCTCCTTTATATCGCGCTGCAAGGCCTTCGCCTCTGGGTGATGTGGACGCTCGGCGCGCGCTGGACGACGCGGATCATCATTCTGCCGGGAGAACCGCTCGTCGCGGCTGGCCCGTACCGGCTTCTGCCGCATCCCAATTACGCCGTGGTGGCCAGCGAGATCGCGATCCTTCCGCTGGCGCTCGGCCTTCCCTGGCTGGCCGCACTCTTCACCGTCCTCAACGCCACGGTTCTCTTCATTCGCATCCGCGCCGAGAACCGGGCGCTGGCGGCGTCGCGGACAATGCTTGCGCGTGGCGCCTGATGAGCGGGCGGGTGACGAAGACGCTTGATGCCAGCCCTGCCACCTGGCTGGGATTCGCCCTGATGTGCCTCGGCATGTTCATGGCGATCCTCGACATTCAGGTGGTCGCGACCTCGCTGCCGACGATCCAGGACGCGCTGGCGATCTCGCGGGAGGCGATGAGCTGGATCCAGACCGCGTATCTGATCGCCGAGATCATCGCCATTCCGCTCACGGGGTGGCTGACGCGCGTGCTGACCTTGCGATGGCTGTTCGTGACGGCGATCGTCCTCTTCACCGCCGCCTCGATCGGCTGTGCGCTGTCGGGCGATTTCGCTGTCTTGGTCGGCTTCCGCGTGCTGCAGGGCTTTGCCGGCGGCACATTGATTCCGGCGGTGTTTTCCGCGGTGTTCCTGCTGTTTCCGGTCCGGCAGCATCCATTGGCGACCACGATGGCCGGCATCATGGCGGTGCTGGCGCCGACGGTCGGGCCCGTGGTCGGCGGCTGGATCACCGGCACCTGGTCCTGGCACTGGTTGTTCCTGATCAATGTCGCTCCCGGAATCATTGCGGCCGTCGCCAGCCCTCTGCTGCTGCCGCGCGCGCAACCTCGCCCCGGCGACCTCTTGACGCTCGACGGTATCTCGCTTGCACTCATCGCGACTGCGCTTGCGAGCTTTGAGATCGGATTGAAACAGGCTCCGCAGGACGGCTGGCTCTCCACGCGGTGCGCCCCGTTGTTTGCGTTGAGCGCCGCGGCGACAATCATCTTCGCGATCCGAACGCTGAGAGCGGCGCGTCCCCTGGTCGATCTGTCGACATTCCAGACGCGCTCGTTTGCGATCGGCTGCGCCCTGAGCTTTTGTCTCGGGATCGGCCTGTTCGGCTCGGTCTATTTGATGCCGGTCTTCCTCGCTTATGTCAGGCACCACGATGCCTTCGAGATCGGCACCATCATGCTCGTTACCGGCGTGGCGCAGCTTCTGGCCGCCCCGCTTGCCGGCAGCCTGGAAAGCCGGTTCGATCCGCGCTGGTTGTCGGCTCTCGGCTTCGCCCTGTTCGCGCTTGGCCTGGGTTGCAGCTCGCTGCAGAGCCGCGTCGCCGATTTCGACGAGATGTTCTGGCCGCAGGTGCTGCGCGGCGCAGCGATCATGTTCTGCCTGCTGCCACCGACGCGGCTGGCGCTGGGCGCGCTCGCTGAAGCGGCGGTGCCCGACGCCAGCGGCCTATTCAACCTGATGCGAAACCTCGGCGGCGCGATCGGCATCGCGCTGATCGACACCGTTCTCTACGGCCGCACCGTTGGACACGCCGAAGCGCTGCGCGACCGGCTGATCGCGGGCGACGTCACGGCGGCGCGGGCGATCGGACTCGACCTGAATCTGTTCCTGCATCGGCCGCCGGATGTGTCGGACGCCACCGTCGAAGCCTATGTCGGCCCCTTGGTCGAAAGAGCGGCGTTCGCCCTGAGCGCCAACGAAGCCTGGGCCCTGCTCGCTTCCGCGGCCCTGCTCGGCCTGCTGCTGATTCCGTTCGCGGGCCCGCCGCCGAAGCGGGTGGGAGTGGAAGCTGACGAACGGTTCCAGGAGCCGGTTATTTCGACGCCGAATCCTTCGACAATAGCGCGATCGCCTCCTGCACCGTCGTCATGAATTGCGCCGGGAAGATGATGGTGGAATTCTTCTCGACCGCGATCTCCGCCATCGTCTGAAGGGTGCGCAGCTGCAGCGCCACCGGGTGCTGCGTGATGATGTCGGCCGCCTGGCCGAGTTTCACCGCCGCCTGGTATTCGCCTTCGGCGGCGACGATCTTGGCGCGGCGCTCGCGCTCGGCCTCGGCCTCCTTGGCCATCGCCCGCTGCATGTTGTCCGGCAGTGTGATGTCCTTGATCTCGACCGCCGTGACCTGGGTACCCCACGGCTCGGTGTGCAGGTCGATGACGTTCTTGATCTGGTCGTTGATACTGGCGGTGTCCGACAACAGTTGATCGAGACTGAAGCGGCCGACCACGTTGCGCACCGTGGTCTGGCTGATCTGGTTGATCGCGTTGTAGACGTTCTCGATGGCGATCACGGCCTTTTCCGGATCGCTGATGTGGTAATAGGCGACCGCGGCGATATCGATCGAGACGTTGTCCTTGGTGATGATCTTCTGCGAGGGGATCTGCATGGTGACGGTGCGCAGGGACACCCGCGTCATCTGCTGGATTGGAGCGAAGATCAGCGTCAGGCCGGGGCCACGCACGCCGGCAAACTTGCCGAGCAGGAACACCACGCCGCGCTCGTATTGCTTGAGCACGCGCAGCGAAACCGCGCCATAGATGACAAGCAGTATGACGAGAATGAAGATAGCTTCCATGGCGCCCTCACCGCTTGCTTCGCCGGAGACTAGCACTTCGCGGTCGGGTCGCCAGTGTTGAATACGAAGCTAGCTGCCGTCACCAAGCATCGCCGCGGGGCGCGACGGGTCTCAATGCATCAATGCGCGGGCTCCGGGTGTTTGGTCTCGCCGCCCTTGACGTCTGCATAGAACTGCGGCGCCTCGCGGCGGTCGAACCGCCCGTAGTCGCGCACGACCCGAATCCTGCGGTGCCGCAGTTTTTCGATGTCGTCCATTTTTCGCGGGGACCACGCATTGCCGGCCTTCGAGTCCTGCCACGACACCAATAGCGCCAGCTTTCCCGGATTATAGATGCTCGCGAACACGTCATGCTCGACCACCGCGCCGCCTGTCAGATCGACGCCGAGGTGAGCCGGCAACAGATCGGGTTGCGCCGCGAAAGCCGCGCCTTTCTCCGGGGTGATCTCGGTGAATGTCACAAGCTTCGCGGCGCCCACTTCGGTTTCATCGAAACGCCGTTCGAGGATGGGCGCTTGCCTGGGCGGAGCGGTATCGAAGGTGACATCGCCGACCCTCAGATGGTAGTCGGCGAAAATCTCGAACCTGCCCTTGCCCTGGATGACGTGGTGTTCGCCCTGGGTACGCCAGCGCACCACCGATTTCTCGTCGCGCCAGGTGGAATGCGACAACACCCATCCCGGCCTGCGCCTGCTTTCAAAGCGCTCATTGTCGACGAAACCGTCGATCGTCTCCAGAATCGGCTTCAGGTGTTTGGCGAGATCGAGGTACTCGTCCTTGCGGCCCCCGACTGGCAGAACTTCGAAGATCACGGAAAACATCGGTTTTTCCTTTTCGCTGTTTCAGGCTGGCGCCGGCGAGGCATCGCCGCCGAGCAGGAAATTGATGCTTTCCTGCCAAAGCGCCGGCCGCATCGCTTCCAGATGCAACAAATGTGTGCCGCGGCCAATCTTGATGTCGCGCTTTTCCGGCGATTGGGTGAAGGCATCGAACAACCATTTCGCGTCGTCGTCGAGCATCAGCCCGTCCCACTCGCCGCGGATGATGGCGACCGGCGCGCGGACCAGCGCCGGATCGTACGCCAGATGGCCGTGCCACGCCTTGATGATCTCGCTGAACGGTCCGAGCGGAGTCTTGACGCCGGCGGGATCGCGCGAGCGGCTCTGCGGATCGCTGTCGAGATAACGCTCCGCCCATTCCTCGAAATGAGCCCGCGACAGAACCGGCGACACCCGGGCGGGAACATCTTCCACAAAGCGGTTCCACTGATCCTGCGCCGTCACGATCCGCCATGCGGGAAACGAAGCCGGAGCCTCATAGCGCCGCGGTCCGCGGCGTCCGATCGGCGCAAACAGCACCCAGCGGTCGATCAGTGCGGAATACTTGCCGGCGAACAGGCCCGCAGGCATCGAGCCCCATGAATGGGAGATCAGCGATAGCTGCTCGAGGTCCTGGTGCGCCAGGATGAATCGAATGGCGGCTTCCAACTGCAGGGCTGCATCCTCCGCGACGCACAGCGCGGGATTGACCGCCGCGGGCTGGTCCATTTCCGGATAGCGGTCGGAATGACCGAAGCCATAGAAATCAAGCCCCCAGACGTCGAAGCCGGCTTCGTCCAGCGCATCGCGCCACGACTTGCCGTCAAAGCGATGGGCGATCGACAGCGCGGACGGGAATGTCGCACCATGCACATAGAGCACCGAGCGGCGCCGCCGAAACCGGGTTTTCTCCGCTGGCAGGAACCGCAGGAATAGCGAGAGTCCGTCCCGCGGTCCGGGAATGCGGAAATGCTGCTCGCGGCCATCGAGCCGCGGCGCGACGGAAAAATCAGTCATCGAACCATCCATGGCAAGGCTTCCAGTTGCAGCTGGTGTGTCCAGCCTTCAACTCGAAGCAATGCCATGTGTTTCCACCGATCGATTCGATCGCGGTCGAAGTAATTTAATTGCGGGACGCGTGGAGACGGCCGTCAACGGCATCCCACGCGTAGCACCGCCCTTATCTATTGCCAGAAATCTCGCAGCGCGCTCGCGAGTTCAGCCGGCCGGTCCCACGGAAGAAATAATTTCGCACCCTCGAGTTCGACGACTTTGCGCGCTCCCGGGATGGCGCCGCGCAGCCAATAGGCCCATTTCACCGGAAAGAAGGCATCGGCGGTGCCCCACACGATCAGCGTTGGCGCCTCCAGCTTGCGAAGCAATGGCTCGACCGCCACAGTCTGCCTGTTATCGAAGGAAGCAATGAATCGCTCGAGGTTACGCGTCGACGCTGGCGATTTGAACAGAGGCTCGAGCCAGGTCCTGAAATCCTCTGACGATAGTTGCTCCGGACATTCGAAGCCGGGGCCAAAGCTAGCTCTGGCAAAGGCGACGTCATCGAGCATGCGGCGTCCGATCGCGCCAAGGCCACCGTCCTTCGCCAGCCTGTGCAAGGGCTCGGCCTGCTTCGGCGGCCAGTTATCGTGGGTATCGCAGTCGGTCAGCGCAAGGCTCCCGATGAACTCCGGGTGACGTGCCGCGAAGATCTGGGCAATTCCCCCGCCGCTGTCATTGGCGACGACGTCCACCTTTTCGAACTTCATGGCCGTGCAGAACGCGGCGAGCATGCCCGCCTGAGCATCGAACGACAGGTCCTGGTCGCTGCCCGCGCCGGTCGCGCCATGCGCGAGAATATCGATCGCGATGCATCGCCTGACATCGGCAAGCCGCTCGATCAGCCTGTCCCAGAGATGGCCATTGAGGAGAACGCCGTGAACGAGGATCGCAGGGGGCCCTGATCCGGCCTCCCGGTAGGCGATATTTCCGAACTCGGTCGCAACATATTTGTATTCATCTGGCGAAGACGGTTGTTTTGTCGGCATTTCCATGTGTCCTTGCTGTGGTTCGTCGGATGCGAGAGCGTGCCCTTATCCCTTGGCTGGATTGTCGAGAGCCAACGATGCGATCGCCAAAGCGAGAACGATCGCGTCGACGGCGTAGAGCGCCAGGATGGTGGGACCGTAACCGGTCACCCCTCCATGGAGCGCAAGGCTGACCAGGCGGCCCGCGAGCAGGCCGCCAAACACCGCGCCCATTACGACGAACGACGCCTGTCGCGAGATCAGACCGAAAAGAGAGGCCGTGCAGACCAGTGCGACCGCCAGGAAGAAGCCTGAACATTGCGCCCTGACTTCGTTGATGCCGCCGGCGTTGACGATCGCGAGACCCAGTTTCGCGGCAAAGCCTTCCGGCGCGGTGCCGCTCCGCCATGCCGTCAGCAGGCAAAACAACACGTTGATCATCAGAGCGATGGTGCCAAAAACCTGCGGCATGGCCGAAACCTTTCAGACCCGCGGCTTATGAAATAGG
This genomic window contains:
- a CDS encoding alpha/beta fold hydrolase, with amino-acid sequence MPTKQPSSPDEYKYVATEFGNIAYREAGSGPPAILVHGVLLNGHLWDRLIERLADVRRCIAIDILAHGATGAGSDQDLSFDAQAGMLAAFCTAMKFEKVDVVANDSGGGIAQIFAARHPEFIGSLALTDCDTHDNWPPKQAEPLHRLAKDGGLGAIGRRMLDDVAFARASFGPGFECPEQLSSEDFRTWLEPLFKSPASTRNLERFIASFDNRQTVAVEPLLRKLEAPTLIVWGTADAFFPVKWAYWLRGAIPGARKVVELEGAKLFLPWDRPAELASALRDFWQ
- a CDS encoding DHA2 family efflux MFS transporter permease subunit, which codes for MCLGMFMAILDIQVVATSLPTIQDALAISREAMSWIQTAYLIAEIIAIPLTGWLTRVLTLRWLFVTAIVLFTAASIGCALSGDFAVLVGFRVLQGFAGGTLIPAVFSAVFLLFPVRQHPLATTMAGIMAVLAPTVGPVVGGWITGTWSWHWLFLINVAPGIIAAVASPLLLPRAQPRPGDLLTLDGISLALIATALASFEIGLKQAPQDGWLSTRCAPLFALSAAATIIFAIRTLRAARPLVDLSTFQTRSFAIGCALSFCLGIGLFGSVYLMPVFLAYVRHHDAFEIGTIMLVTGVAQLLAAPLAGSLESRFDPRWLSALGFALFALGLGCSSLQSRVADFDEMFWPQVLRGAAIMFCLLPPTRLALGALAEAAVPDASGLFNLMRNLGGAIGIALIDTVLYGRTVGHAEALRDRLIAGDVTAARAIGLDLNLFLHRPPDVSDATVEAYVGPLVERAAFALSANEAWALLASAALLGLLLIPFAGPPPKRVGVEADERFQEPVISTPNPSTIARSPPAPSS
- a CDS encoding isoprenylcysteine carboxyl methyltransferase family protein; amino-acid sequence: MTSAEFILALVTLQRAAELVVSSRNTSQLRARGAFEVAPRHYPFVVAVHAAWLISLWLFGRDQPLNAVALLLYIALQGLRLWVMWTLGARWTTRIIILPGEPLVAAGPYRLLPHPNYAVVASEIAILPLALGLPWLAALFTVLNATVLFIRIRAENRALAASRTMLARGA
- a CDS encoding cupin domain-containing protein, which gives rise to MTEIIAGTRAEFAIDPAILELLPDQGCVELQRDAPGKVHHFHTHPVDEILVIIKGALKFWCEDGMRIVGPGDIIKLPAGTLHQSEALEGGAIYAIAMRPPAAGSTSN
- a CDS encoding alpha/beta hydrolase; the protein is MTDFSVAPRLDGREQHFRIPGPRDGLSLFLRFLPAEKTRFRRRRSVLYVHGATFPSALSIAHRFDGKSWRDALDEAGFDVWGLDFYGFGHSDRYPEMDQPAAVNPALCVAEDAALQLEAAIRFILAHQDLEQLSLISHSWGSMPAGLFAGKYSALIDRWVLFAPIGRRGPRRYEAPASFPAWRIVTAQDQWNRFVEDVPARVSPVLSRAHFEEWAERYLDSDPQSRSRDPAGVKTPLGPFSEIIKAWHGHLAYDPALVRAPVAIIRGEWDGLMLDDDAKWLFDAFTQSPEKRDIKIGRGTHLLHLEAMRPALWQESINFLLGGDASPAPA
- a CDS encoding SPFH domain-containing protein — protein: MEAIFILVILLVIYGAVSLRVLKQYERGVVFLLGKFAGVRGPGLTLIFAPIQQMTRVSLRTVTMQIPSQKIITKDNVSIDIAAVAYYHISDPEKAVIAIENVYNAINQISQTTVRNVVGRFSLDQLLSDTASINDQIKNVIDLHTEPWGTQVTAVEIKDITLPDNMQRAMAKEAEAERERRAKIVAAEGEYQAAVKLGQAADIITQHPVALQLRTLQTMAEIAVEKNSTIIFPAQFMTTVQEAIALLSKDSASK
- a CDS encoding antibiotic biosynthesis monooxygenase family protein, yielding MFSVIFEVLPVGGRKDEYLDLAKHLKPILETIDGFVDNERFESRRRPGWVLSHSTWRDEKSVVRWRTQGEHHVIQGKGRFEIFADYHLRVGDVTFDTAPPRQAPILERRFDETEVGAAKLVTFTEITPEKGAAFAAQPDLLPAHLGVDLTGGAVVEHDVFASIYNPGKLALLVSWQDSKAGNAWSPRKMDDIEKLRHRRIRVVRDYGRFDRREAPQFYADVKGGETKHPEPAH
- a CDS encoding type III polyketide synthase — encoded protein: MSEAAMSKAAMSKAAVVKAAVVSLATSVPPHVLLQKDVLAAAWDVFQDRFPEFERFSSIFSNTGIIKRHAVKPFDWYLEPRGWPQRTAAFLEGAEALFVEVAEKALASAHLTGLDIDTAVTVTSTGIATPSLEARVARRMGFRSDISRVPVFGLGCAGGASGLSIASRLAQARPGSNVLLVTIELCSLALRHDELTKANIVAVSLFGDGAAAVVLRAGDGGATQIENAGEHLWPDTLGIMGWSVDPEGFGVIFRRTIPDFVRAHLNPAIVQILANMQLTTADIGRFICHPGGAKVVNALETALALDQGTLDCERQVIADYGNMSSPTILFVLEQAAAKGLPARSLLTALGPGFTASCVALRHAA